A genomic stretch from Gorilla gorilla gorilla isolate KB3781 chromosome 20, NHGRI_mGorGor1-v2.1_pri, whole genome shotgun sequence includes:
- the ARRDC2 gene encoding arrestin domain-containing protein 2 isoform X2, with amino-acid sequence MRSGGVRSFALELARGPGGAYRGGERLCGRVLLEAAAPLRVRALEVKARGGAATHWLEGRSVGVNAVSSDYAAAETYLRRRQLLLRDTGETTTLPPGRHEFLFSFQLPPTLVTSFEGKHGSVRYCIKATLHRPWVPARRARKVFTVIEPVDINTPALLIVPGLLKRNQALPKVLPQLGVVWKLHSDCGLHKVTHPCHFPLHRQAPQAGAREKVARSWYCNRGLVSLSAKIDRKGYTPGEVIPVFAEIDNGSTRPVLPRAAVVQTQTFMARGARKQKRAVVASLAGEPVGPGQRALWQGRALRIPPVGPSILHCRVLHVDYALKVCVDIPGTSKLLLELPLVIGTIPLHPFGSRSSSVGSHASFLLDWRLGALPERPEAPPEYSEVVADTEEAALGQSPFPLPQDPDMSLEGPFFTYIQEFRYRPPPLYSEEDPNPPLGDMRPRCMTC; translated from the exons ATGCGCTCTGGGGGCGTGCGCAGCTTCGCGCTGGAGCTGGCGCGGGGCCCGGGCGGCGCCTACCGCGGCGGGGAGCGGCTGTGCGGCCGGGTGCTGCTGGAGGCGGCGGCGCCGCTGCGGGTGCGAGCGCTCGAGGTGAAGGCGCGCGGCGGGGCGGCAACCCACTGGTTGGAGGGTCGCAGCGTGGGCGTCAACGCCGTATCCAGCGACTACGCGGCCGCGGAGACCTACCTGCGGCGTCGGCAGCTGCTGCTCCGAG ATACCGGGGAGACCACGACGCTGCCTCCTGGGCGCCATGAGTTCCTGTTCAGCTTCCAGCTGCCCCC GACCCTGGTGACATCCTTCGAGGGCAAACACGGTAGTGTCCGCTACTGTATCAAGGCCACCCTGCACCGGCCCTGGGTCCCAGCACGCCGGGCAAGGAAGGTGTTCACTGTCATCGAGCCTGTGGACATCAACACGCCAGCCCTGCTG ATAGTTCCTGGATTGTTAAAAAGAAACCAAGCCCTGCCCAAAGTCCTCCCTCAGCTGGGGGTGGTTTGGAAGCTCCACAGCGACTGTGGTTTGCACAAAGTGACTCATCCATGTCACTTTCCTCTACACCGACAGGCACCTCAAGCGGGGGCTCGGGAAAAGGTTGCCCGATCCTGGTACTGTAACCGTGGCCTAGTCTCCCTTTCGGCTAAGATCGACCGCAAGGGCTACACCCCAG GAGAGGTCATCCCTGTCTTTGCCGAGATCGACAACGGCTCCACACGTCCTGTGCTGCCTCGGGCAGCCGTGGTGCAGACACAGACGTTCATGGCCCGAGGCGCCCGAAAGCAGAAACGGGCAGTGGTGGCCAGCCTCGCGGGCGAGCCGGTGGGCCCCGGGCAGCGGGCGCTGTGGCAGGGCCGGGCACTGCGGATCCCCCCAGTGGGTCCTTCCATCCTGCACTGCCGCGTTCTACACGTGGACTACGCACTCAAG GTCTGTGTGGATATCCCAGGAACGTCCAAGCTGCTGCTGGAGCTGCCACTGGTGATCGGTACCATTCCCTTGCACCCTTTTGGCAGCCGTTCCTCCAGCGTGGGCAGCCACGCCAGCTTCCTGCTGGACTGGAGGCTGGGGGCCTTGCCGGAGCGGCCTGAGG CTCCTCCTGAGTACTCAGAGGTGGTAGCCGACACCGAGGAGGCAGCCTTGGGGCAGAGCCCCTTCCCGCTTCCGCAGGACCCCGACATGAGCCTTGAAGGCCCGTTCTTCACCTACATCCAAGAGTTCCGCTACCGCCCGCCACCCCTGTACTCTGAG GAGGATCCAAACCCACCCTTGGGGGACATGAGGCCGCGCTGCATGACTTGCTGA
- the ARRDC2 gene encoding arrestin domain-containing protein 2 isoform X4 gives MRSGGVRSFALELARGPGGAYRGGERLCGRVLLEAAAPLRVRALEVKARGGAATHWLEGRSVGVNAVSSDYAAAETYLRRRQLLLRDTGETTTLPPGRHEFLFSFQLPPTLVTSFEGKHGSVRYCIKATLHRPWVPARRARKVFTVIEPVDINTPALLAPQAGAREKVARSWYCNRGLVSLSAKIDRKGYTPGEVIPVFAEIDNGSTRPVLPRAAVVQTQTFMARGARKQKRAVVASLAGEPVGPGQRALWQGRALRIPPVGPSILHCRVLHVDYALKVCVDIPGTSKLLLELPLVIGTIPLHPFGSRSSSVGSHASFLLDWRLGALPERPEAPPEYSEVVADTEEAALGQSPFPLPQDPDMSLEGPFFTYIQEFRYRPPPLYSEEDPNPPLGDMRPRCMTC, from the exons ATGCGCTCTGGGGGCGTGCGCAGCTTCGCGCTGGAGCTGGCGCGGGGCCCGGGCGGCGCCTACCGCGGCGGGGAGCGGCTGTGCGGCCGGGTGCTGCTGGAGGCGGCGGCGCCGCTGCGGGTGCGAGCGCTCGAGGTGAAGGCGCGCGGCGGGGCGGCAACCCACTGGTTGGAGGGTCGCAGCGTGGGCGTCAACGCCGTATCCAGCGACTACGCGGCCGCGGAGACCTACCTGCGGCGTCGGCAGCTGCTGCTCCGAG ATACCGGGGAGACCACGACGCTGCCTCCTGGGCGCCATGAGTTCCTGTTCAGCTTCCAGCTGCCCCC GACCCTGGTGACATCCTTCGAGGGCAAACACGGTAGTGTCCGCTACTGTATCAAGGCCACCCTGCACCGGCCCTGGGTCCCAGCACGCCGGGCAAGGAAGGTGTTCACTGTCATCGAGCCTGTGGACATCAACACGCCAGCCCTGCTG GCACCTCAAGCGGGGGCTCGGGAAAAGGTTGCCCGATCCTGGTACTGTAACCGTGGCCTAGTCTCCCTTTCGGCTAAGATCGACCGCAAGGGCTACACCCCAG GAGAGGTCATCCCTGTCTTTGCCGAGATCGACAACGGCTCCACACGTCCTGTGCTGCCTCGGGCAGCCGTGGTGCAGACACAGACGTTCATGGCCCGAGGCGCCCGAAAGCAGAAACGGGCAGTGGTGGCCAGCCTCGCGGGCGAGCCGGTGGGCCCCGGGCAGCGGGCGCTGTGGCAGGGCCGGGCACTGCGGATCCCCCCAGTGGGTCCTTCCATCCTGCACTGCCGCGTTCTACACGTGGACTACGCACTCAAG GTCTGTGTGGATATCCCAGGAACGTCCAAGCTGCTGCTGGAGCTGCCACTGGTGATCGGTACCATTCCCTTGCACCCTTTTGGCAGCCGTTCCTCCAGCGTGGGCAGCCACGCCAGCTTCCTGCTGGACTGGAGGCTGGGGGCCTTGCCGGAGCGGCCTGAGG CTCCTCCTGAGTACTCAGAGGTGGTAGCCGACACCGAGGAGGCAGCCTTGGGGCAGAGCCCCTTCCCGCTTCCGCAGGACCCCGACATGAGCCTTGAAGGCCCGTTCTTCACCTACATCCAAGAGTTCCGCTACCGCCCGCCACCCCTGTACTCTGAG GAGGATCCAAACCCACCCTTGGGGGACATGAGGCCGCGCTGCATGACTTGCTGA
- the ARRDC2 gene encoding arrestin domain-containing protein 2 isoform X5, protein MGSAAAHYAATRGRQRPADDAEATPAGETPCGFSLGKLKPRERSRRPEATPQLSTWGCPSVPCIQLCGGTGAEDDWRRHEGCGEDTGETTTLPPGRHEFLFSFQLPPTLVTSFEGKHGSVRYCIKATLHRPWVPARRARKVFTVIEPVDINTPALLAPQAGAREKVARSWYCNRGLVSLSAKIDRKGYTPGEVIPVFAEIDNGSTRPVLPRAAVVQTQTFMARGARKQKRAVVASLAGEPVGPGQRALWQGRALRIPPVGPSILHCRVLHVDYALKVCVDIPGTSKLLLELPLVIGTIPLHPFGSRSSSVGSHASFLLDWRLGALPERPEAPPEYSEVVADTEEAALGQSPFPLPQDPDMSLEGPFFTYIQEFRYRPPPLYSEEDPNPPLGDMRPRCMTC, encoded by the exons ATGGGTTCAGCGGCAGCGCATTACGCTGCCACGAGAGGGCGCCAGCGTCCCGCAGACGACGCAGAGGCAACTCCCGCTGGAGAAACTCCATGCGGCTTTTCtttggggaaactgaagcccagagagaggTCACGCCGTCCCGAGGCCACACCGCAGCTGTCGACCTGGGGGTGCCCGAGCGTCCCCTGCATTCAGCTCTGTGGCGGGACGGGGGCTGAGGATGACTGGAGAAGGCACGAGGGCTGCGGGGAAG ATACCGGGGAGACCACGACGCTGCCTCCTGGGCGCCATGAGTTCCTGTTCAGCTTCCAGCTGCCCCC GACCCTGGTGACATCCTTCGAGGGCAAACACGGTAGTGTCCGCTACTGTATCAAGGCCACCCTGCACCGGCCCTGGGTCCCAGCACGCCGGGCAAGGAAGGTGTTCACTGTCATCGAGCCTGTGGACATCAACACGCCAGCCCTGCTG GCACCTCAAGCGGGGGCTCGGGAAAAGGTTGCCCGATCCTGGTACTGTAACCGTGGCCTAGTCTCCCTTTCGGCTAAGATCGACCGCAAGGGCTACACCCCAG GAGAGGTCATCCCTGTCTTTGCCGAGATCGACAACGGCTCCACACGTCCTGTGCTGCCTCGGGCAGCCGTGGTGCAGACACAGACGTTCATGGCCCGAGGCGCCCGAAAGCAGAAACGGGCAGTGGTGGCCAGCCTCGCGGGCGAGCCGGTGGGCCCCGGGCAGCGGGCGCTGTGGCAGGGCCGGGCACTGCGGATCCCCCCAGTGGGTCCTTCCATCCTGCACTGCCGCGTTCTACACGTGGACTACGCACTCAAG GTCTGTGTGGATATCCCAGGAACGTCCAAGCTGCTGCTGGAGCTGCCACTGGTGATCGGTACCATTCCCTTGCACCCTTTTGGCAGCCGTTCCTCCAGCGTGGGCAGCCACGCCAGCTTCCTGCTGGACTGGAGGCTGGGGGCCTTGCCGGAGCGGCCTGAGG CTCCTCCTGAGTACTCAGAGGTGGTAGCCGACACCGAGGAGGCAGCCTTGGGGCAGAGCCCCTTCCCGCTTCCGCAGGACCCCGACATGAGCCTTGAAGGCCCGTTCTTCACCTACATCCAAGAGTTCCGCTACCGCCCGCCACCCCTGTACTCTGAG GAGGATCCAAACCCACCCTTGGGGGACATGAGGCCGCGCTGCATGACTTGCTGA
- the ARRDC2 gene encoding arrestin domain-containing protein 2 isoform X1: MLFDKVKAFSVQLDGATAGVEPVFSGGQAVAGRVLLELASAARVGALRLRARGRAHVHWTESRSAGSSTAYTQSYSERVEVVSHRATLLAPDTGETTTLPPGRHEFLFSFQLPPTLVTSFEGKHGSVRYCIKATLHRPWVPARRARKVFTVIEPVDINTPALLIVPGLLKRNQALPKVLPQLGVVWKLHSDCGLHKVTHPCHFPLHRQAPQAGAREKVARSWYCNRGLVSLSAKIDRKGYTPGEVIPVFAEIDNGSTRPVLPRAAVVQTQTFMARGARKQKRAVVASLAGEPVGPGQRALWQGRALRIPPVGPSILHCRVLHVDYALKVCVDIPGTSKLLLELPLVIGTIPLHPFGSRSSSVGSHASFLLDWRLGALPERPEAPPEYSEVVADTEEAALGQSPFPLPQDPDMSLEGPFFTYIQEFRYRPPPLYSEEDPNPPLGDMRPRCMTC; this comes from the exons ATGCTATTCGACAAGGTGAAAGCGTTCTCGGTGCAGTTGGACGGTGCGACCGCGGGCGTCGAGCCCGTGTTTAGCGGCGGCCAGGCCGTGGCGGGCCGGGTGCTGCTGGAGCTGGCAAGCGCCGCGCGCGTGGGTGCTCTGAGGCTGCGCGCGCGGGGCCGCGCCCACGTGCACTGGACCGAGTCGCGCAGCGCGGGCTCGAGCACGGCTTACACGCAGAGCTACAGTGAACGCGTGGaggtcgtgagccaccgcgccacgCTCCTGGCGCCAG ATACCGGGGAGACCACGACGCTGCCTCCTGGGCGCCATGAGTTCCTGTTCAGCTTCCAGCTGCCCCC GACCCTGGTGACATCCTTCGAGGGCAAACACGGTAGTGTCCGCTACTGTATCAAGGCCACCCTGCACCGGCCCTGGGTCCCAGCACGCCGGGCAAGGAAGGTGTTCACTGTCATCGAGCCTGTGGACATCAACACGCCAGCCCTGCTG ATAGTTCCTGGATTGTTAAAAAGAAACCAAGCCCTGCCCAAAGTCCTCCCTCAGCTGGGGGTGGTTTGGAAGCTCCACAGCGACTGTGGTTTGCACAAAGTGACTCATCCATGTCACTTTCCTCTACACCGACAGGCACCTCAAGCGGGGGCTCGGGAAAAGGTTGCCCGATCCTGGTACTGTAACCGTGGCCTAGTCTCCCTTTCGGCTAAGATCGACCGCAAGGGCTACACCCCAG GAGAGGTCATCCCTGTCTTTGCCGAGATCGACAACGGCTCCACACGTCCTGTGCTGCCTCGGGCAGCCGTGGTGCAGACACAGACGTTCATGGCCCGAGGCGCCCGAAAGCAGAAACGGGCAGTGGTGGCCAGCCTCGCGGGCGAGCCGGTGGGCCCCGGGCAGCGGGCGCTGTGGCAGGGCCGGGCACTGCGGATCCCCCCAGTGGGTCCTTCCATCCTGCACTGCCGCGTTCTACACGTGGACTACGCACTCAAG GTCTGTGTGGATATCCCAGGAACGTCCAAGCTGCTGCTGGAGCTGCCACTGGTGATCGGTACCATTCCCTTGCACCCTTTTGGCAGCCGTTCCTCCAGCGTGGGCAGCCACGCCAGCTTCCTGCTGGACTGGAGGCTGGGGGCCTTGCCGGAGCGGCCTGAGG CTCCTCCTGAGTACTCAGAGGTGGTAGCCGACACCGAGGAGGCAGCCTTGGGGCAGAGCCCCTTCCCGCTTCCGCAGGACCCCGACATGAGCCTTGAAGGCCCGTTCTTCACCTACATCCAAGAGTTCCGCTACCGCCCGCCACCCCTGTACTCTGAG GAGGATCCAAACCCACCCTTGGGGGACATGAGGCCGCGCTGCATGACTTGCTGA
- the ARRDC2 gene encoding arrestin domain-containing protein 2 isoform X3: MLFDKVKAFSVQLDGATAGVEPVFSGGQAVAGRVLLELASAARVGALRLRARGRAHVHWTESRSAGSSTAYTQSYSERVEVVSHRATLLAPDTGETTTLPPGRHEFLFSFQLPPTLVTSFEGKHGSVRYCIKATLHRPWVPARRARKVFTVIEPVDINTPALLAPQAGAREKVARSWYCNRGLVSLSAKIDRKGYTPGEVIPVFAEIDNGSTRPVLPRAAVVQTQTFMARGARKQKRAVVASLAGEPVGPGQRALWQGRALRIPPVGPSILHCRVLHVDYALKVCVDIPGTSKLLLELPLVIGTIPLHPFGSRSSSVGSHASFLLDWRLGALPERPEAPPEYSEVVADTEEAALGQSPFPLPQDPDMSLEGPFFTYIQEFRYRPPPLYSEEDPNPPLGDMRPRCMTC; the protein is encoded by the exons ATGCTATTCGACAAGGTGAAAGCGTTCTCGGTGCAGTTGGACGGTGCGACCGCGGGCGTCGAGCCCGTGTTTAGCGGCGGCCAGGCCGTGGCGGGCCGGGTGCTGCTGGAGCTGGCAAGCGCCGCGCGCGTGGGTGCTCTGAGGCTGCGCGCGCGGGGCCGCGCCCACGTGCACTGGACCGAGTCGCGCAGCGCGGGCTCGAGCACGGCTTACACGCAGAGCTACAGTGAACGCGTGGaggtcgtgagccaccgcgccacgCTCCTGGCGCCAG ATACCGGGGAGACCACGACGCTGCCTCCTGGGCGCCATGAGTTCCTGTTCAGCTTCCAGCTGCCCCC GACCCTGGTGACATCCTTCGAGGGCAAACACGGTAGTGTCCGCTACTGTATCAAGGCCACCCTGCACCGGCCCTGGGTCCCAGCACGCCGGGCAAGGAAGGTGTTCACTGTCATCGAGCCTGTGGACATCAACACGCCAGCCCTGCTG GCACCTCAAGCGGGGGCTCGGGAAAAGGTTGCCCGATCCTGGTACTGTAACCGTGGCCTAGTCTCCCTTTCGGCTAAGATCGACCGCAAGGGCTACACCCCAG GAGAGGTCATCCCTGTCTTTGCCGAGATCGACAACGGCTCCACACGTCCTGTGCTGCCTCGGGCAGCCGTGGTGCAGACACAGACGTTCATGGCCCGAGGCGCCCGAAAGCAGAAACGGGCAGTGGTGGCCAGCCTCGCGGGCGAGCCGGTGGGCCCCGGGCAGCGGGCGCTGTGGCAGGGCCGGGCACTGCGGATCCCCCCAGTGGGTCCTTCCATCCTGCACTGCCGCGTTCTACACGTGGACTACGCACTCAAG GTCTGTGTGGATATCCCAGGAACGTCCAAGCTGCTGCTGGAGCTGCCACTGGTGATCGGTACCATTCCCTTGCACCCTTTTGGCAGCCGTTCCTCCAGCGTGGGCAGCCACGCCAGCTTCCTGCTGGACTGGAGGCTGGGGGCCTTGCCGGAGCGGCCTGAGG CTCCTCCTGAGTACTCAGAGGTGGTAGCCGACACCGAGGAGGCAGCCTTGGGGCAGAGCCCCTTCCCGCTTCCGCAGGACCCCGACATGAGCCTTGAAGGCCCGTTCTTCACCTACATCCAAGAGTTCCGCTACCGCCCGCCACCCCTGTACTCTGAG GAGGATCCAAACCCACCCTTGGGGGACATGAGGCCGCGCTGCATGACTTGCTGA
- the LOC101124592 gene encoding citrate synthase, mitochondrial-like, with the protein MALLTAATRLLGTKNASCLVLAAQHASASSTNLKDILADLIPKEQARIKTFRQQHGKKVVGQITVDMTYGGMRGMKGLVYETSVLDPDEGICFRGFSIPECQKLLPKAKGGEEPLPEGLFWLLVTGRIPTEEQVSWLSKEWAKRAALPSHVVTMLDNFPTNLHPMSQLSAAVTALNSESNFAQAYARGISRTKYWELIYEDSMDLITKLPRVAAKIYRNLYREGSGIGAIDSNLDWSHNFTNMLGYTDNQFPELMHLYLTIHSDHEGGNVSAHTSHLVGSALSDPYLSFAAAMNGLAGPLHGLANQEVLVWLTQLQK; encoded by the coding sequence ATGGCTTTACTTACTGCGGCCACCCGGCTCTTGGGAACCAAGAATGCATCTTGTCTTGTTCTTGCAGCCCAGCATGCCAGTGCTTCCTCCACGAATTTGAAAGACATATTGGCTGACCTGATACCTAAGGAGCAGGCCAGAATTAAGACCTTCAGGCAGCAACATGGCAAGAAGGTGGTGGGCCAAATCACTGTGGACATGACGTATGGTGGCATGAGAGGCATGAAGGGATTGGTCTATGAAACATCAGTTCTTGATCCTGATGAGGGCATCTGTTTCCGAGGCTTTAGTATCCCTGAATGCCAGAAACTGCTACCCAAGGCTAAGGGTGGGGAAGAACCCCTGCCTGAGGGCTTATTTTGGCTGCTGGTAACTGGACGTATCCCAACAGAGGAACAGGTATCTTGGCTCTCAAAAGAGTGGGCAAAGAGGGCAGCTCTGCCTTCCCATGTGGTCACCATGCTGGACAACTTTCCCACCAATCTACACCCCAtgtctcagctcagtgcagccgtTACAGCCCTCAACAGTGAAAGTAACTTTGCCCAAGCATATGCACGGGGTATCAGCCGAACCAAGTACTGGGAGTTGATTTATGAAGACTCTATGGATCTAATCACAAAGCTACCTCGTGTCGCAGCAAAGATCTACCGAAATCTCTACAGAGAAGGCAGTGGTATTGGGGCCATTGACTCTAACCTGGACTGGTCTCACAATTTCACCAACATGTTAGGCTATACTGATAATCAGTTCCCTGAGCTCATGCACCTGTACCTCACTATCCACAGTGACCATGAGGGCGGCAATGTAAGTGCCCATACCAGCCACTTGGTGGGCAGTGCCCTTTCAGACCCTTacctgtcctttgcagcagccATGAACGGGCTGGCAGGGCCTCTCCATGGACTGGCAAATCAGGAAGTGCTTGTCTGGCTAACACAGCTGCAGAAGTAA